A window of Clupea harengus unplaced genomic scaffold, Ch_v2.0.2, whole genome shotgun sequence genomic DNA:
CCATAAATTAATGCATGTTGTGTGCAGACAGCAAGGTCTGCTGGTGGCAAtgctgtgtgtttattggtgtttatgCTTCTCTATTGCACAGCTCTCTGGGTCTTCATCACCCTCCTGCCCACACTCATCCTTAACAGTGAGAAGCGTGATGTGCCCCTGGGGCCAACTGACTATGTCGGCTGGGGCATCTGGGGGCTGGGGTTTGCTACAGAAGCCATTGCAGACCAGCAGAAGTGGAACTTCAAACGAGACCCTGATAATGTTGTAAGTTATTTCCCGATCCAAAATCTTTACCCCATGTCAGTGACTGGGGAATTTTTGGCAATACTGCAAGTACATACACTGGTGTTCATGAAGTTTCATTTTCTGGTAATTGTAATAAACACCAGCTCATCAAGACTGTTATATACCCTTAGCTTGCATTTATTAAACCTGAACTTATCATTCCTCTACCAGGGCAAGTTCATCCAGAGTGGCCTGTGGGCCTACAGCCGACATCCAAACTACCTAGGGGAGATCCTACAGTGGTCTGGCTTATTCCTGTCAGCGTCATCAGTCATGCGCGGCCCGCAATACCTGAGTGTGGTGTCTCCTTTGTTCCTCTGGTTCCTCTTGCGCTATGTGAGTGGGATTCCCATGCTGGAGAAACAGGGTATGAAGAAGTGGGGTGCCGATCCGGCCTACCAGACCTACATTCAGAACACTCCCCGCCTCTGGCCCTGGCCAAAGTTCTGAGAGAAGCATTCCTATTGGTGCCAATGAGATAACtggtgttcctttttttttcctttttctatcGCTCTCAGCTTTTGCCACGTGTTACAAAATCATTCTGATGGACAATGTCACTTTGAAAACAAGTATGTACAGCATGAAGACACACTACCTCCTAAATCCGTTTGTGTAAAAGCTTAGATtagaacagaaaaaaagtttgATGTGCAAAATTTCTATAACAGCAGCTTGGACTCGAGACTGTTCCTGACTGTATCTGTTTACAGGCTGAAATGGGCCTTTTGGGCGTTTGCAGTAAGAAAACATACCCTACTTGCTGTAAATTTACAGATTCTAATAAAGGCAGATAAATACATATGGCTACCCTGCTGTGAATTAATGTATTTTTACAAATCACACAAGTCGTATTGATAATCAAAAGTGGTAAGTAGTTTCCATTCtgttaaaatgcattttttttaaaacaagtccTGTGAAGCCAAGCAGCACTTAagatcacacatatacacgtatatAAAAAACACACTGGCAAACTGATCACATTAAGTCCAAGTGTATTTAAATATGGTTGACTTTGCATAGTGAACATAAAATTGTACAATTCAAGACTTGATCCAGAATACTTCACAAGTCAAGCAGCAGGAGATGCATGTTCAGAAATAAACAATCATTCATTCTGATGTTGGAGAAGTGCTTTTTCCACAGACATTTGCGTAACAAAATTGatatttgcatttttttaaattgagtTGAAATGGTGGTCTGAAATGAAATTACATTAACCTTAAAGAGACTGGGTAAAAAGCTGTGACTAAAGGACCATTACAAATAACACAACAGAAATAAGGACATGCAAAAAGACAGGGCATGTAATAGGTGCAAATAAGTAAAAATGAGgaactacttttttttttcttcttataaaacttaaataaaaataaatcattgGATGTTCTTCAAATGCCAAAAGAATCGAGGTTGGACTATACAGATTTACCTTGTCAAATACAACACGGCCAAAGGTGTCGAAAAATACAGAGCAATCCTGCAAGAACACATCTGTACAAATCCAATAACTGTCCTTTCCCATTGTCCCTATGCACCATAGCGCAGCAGTCAACCTGTTAGAGTATCTTGATGACAGACACCCATGATTGATTGACTGGCTGACACTGTATGGGACACTAATGATGGTTCTTCATTGGCGGCTTCCCTTTGGTTGATTCAAAATGTTCTAGGACCAAACATATATAAAACCTACTATAtacataaaaacaataacaatctaCTTTGATACATTGAAAGaagaaataacaataataaaaccaAAAGGCGAAGCAAAGCTGAAGCACTACATAGGGCCGTGCGATAGTAAATATAAAAGCTATTGCCTGAAAATGGCAGCCAGTATCTAGCAATTGTAGGTTAAGCTCGAATAGTCGCACTTGGTTTACTTCAGGAGTGGAGAGGCGAAGAAATTTCCCTGCCGGTTGAAGCCCACTGCTGATTTACTCTTGCTTCCAAACCTGCAAAATTGGAAACAATTATTAAAAGGAGCACaagtcacaacacagacaaaaacctGTCTGTGCGGCAGAGTTGAAATGAAATGCTTAGGTGGAGAGTTTTTAAAACTagactaggaaaaaaaaaaaactagactTTGGTCAGGAGTTTCAAGGTCAGATAGAGCCTAGGACTTGGCATAAAATTAACCAAGATCTCAAACAATTCAAAGATAACACTATGTACACGACTCCACTCACTGTTCTCAGGATCAGGTACTGTTCAACTCCAAGTTAGGGACTCACTACATATACATCATGCATGGAGCCACTGGCTAGCAAGTTAAACATCTACTTGTACATATGTACATGCAGCTTACACCATGCTGAGGTCCAGGGCTTTGGGGCTCTGACCAACACCAGGGGATTGTTCACTTACTTGGGAGTAATCTTGTTCATCACTCGGCTGGACAGGGAGCTGGAGGATGGAGTCTTGGTTATCTGGTGTTCTGGAGTGGTGATGGGTCCCAGCATACTCACTGTGGAGAGTTGGAAAGAGTTGGTGAAAGACGCTTACTGAGTCAATCGGCCATGTGCTGGTATGATGAATTGCTACTGTACAAAATCATATCTTCTAATGCTTGTGCAAACCTAAGCCAGTGGATGGCGCTATTTGAGTGCATTTCTTCTTAATGGGAGCGAAAGGGTTTGAGGCATCTGAAGAAAGCTATATTACAGTAAACTAGAGTACTGATCAGatgtcttctttaattttatgATAAATGTTTGAGTAGCTTTTGTTTAGGTGAAACGGTTGTGAATTatacaagacaaaaaaatagCATGAGAGAAAAATCACACGATGGTCTCTAAGAGAATATTTTCAGAGTCTGGTTGTTAAGTGACACATGAGGCCAGCAACACTGTCGATGACCCTTGAAGTAAGCGACACTGATGTAGTCCATATTTTTCTGCTTTAGCAAATTGGTAGCAACATGTGTTTTTTACCCAATGCAAGACAACAATGTAGTtacaaaagacaaataaataagtATATTTTAACACAAGGTTTGCCTACGTTTTCTActggtgttatttttttttgatttAGCAAAAACCCTTTAATtatggagtttttttctttacagcCAGGAAGTATACAGATTTTCCATAGGATTTTTCTCCACTTGGTTTGAAGAGCTGACCAGCATGCCTCCTCACCTTTGTGGTGGTCTGGGGTGGCATAGCAGTTTGTGTTCTCGATGACCATGTGATCAGAATGGAGCTGGTCATTCTCTGCCATCATGTACTGGCTCCAGTACTCAGTCGGAAGAGCCAGCAGGCGCTCCACCACCTATAGCGGTGCAGGAGAAACCAAGTTATCACTCAGTGGATTTCTGACTATTGCCTcatccattttcatttcaaagccACATTTAATAAATAGACTACCTCCTCTAATAACCTCAAGGCAAAGGAAATTTCATGAGAAATGAGGCCTTAGAGAAACACAATTTCTCTGCCTTAGGGCTTGCTTCTAATGAAGGGCATTGTGGATGATGCCATCGTGGATCAACACAAAGTTGTATTCATTAGTGCTCTTTTTAAAAAGGGAAAATGTGTAGTGTACTAGTCATCATACCTTTGGCTGGCGTTTGGTGTCCTGGAGGATTGTCATTGGGTCAGGGTCAGCCACTGCATGAC
This region includes:
- the si:ch211-210c8.6 gene encoding uncharacterized protein si:ch211-210c8.6 — protein: MFDFTLISPILLDLLDMTMGSTLAKCAVTDLGIQWVGWALASVFKTEKFYDLAGSGTFVALAHLSRIWGGTGHLRQNIQTGLVTAWGLRLGTFLFLRILKEGQDRRFNGVRESPGTFFVYWTVQALWVFITLLPTLILNSEKRDVPLGPTDYVGWGIWGLGFATEAIADQQKWNFKRDPDNVGKFIQSGLWAYSRHPNYLGEILQWSGLFLSASSVMRGPQYLSVVSPLFLWFLLRYVSGIPMLEKQGMKKWGADPAYQTYIQNTPRLWPWPKF